The genomic stretch GGCTTATTATAGAAAAAGAAGCTGCGGAAAGAACGAACAAAGCAAAAAGTGAATTCCTGGCGATGATGAGTCATGAGATACGTACTCCAATGAATGGTGTCATTGGAATGACCGATTTACTGCTGGAGACAGAGCTGTGTGATGAACAAATGCAGTATGCATCCATCATTAAGCAGAGCGGGGAAGCGCTTCTAACGATTATTAACGATATTCTTGATTTCTCCAAAGTTGAATCGGGAAGAATGGAGCTATCGATCGAACCGATGCAGTTAAACACGATTGTTTCGGATGTTTACTATCTAAATCTGCCAAGAGCTAGGAATAAAGATTTACATGTAGAAATATCAATCGATGAGAGAATTCCTGACAAACTGATGGGCGACGGTAATAAGCTTAGGCAGGTTTTAATTAATCTGCTCAGTAATGCGATTAAGTTTACACAGAAGGGAAGCATCTCTTTATCTGCCAAGAAGATCGACCAAGACGATGATGAGGTGTGTCTTGAATTTGAAGTTTTGGATACGGGTATTGGGATTCCAGAAAGTAAAGCAGACAGACTGTTCGAACCTTTTTACCAAGTAGATCATTATATGACAAGACAAATCGAAGGAACGGGACTCGGTCTTGCAATCAGCAAGAAGATGGTAGAATTGATGGGCGGAGAGATAAGGTATGAGCCTAGAAGAGACCAATCTGGCTCACGTTTTGTGTTTACCGCTTATTTCTCCCTGCAGACCAACCTCGATTTTATAGAGGATAGGCATATTCAAAGAAGCGATGATGAAATAGACAGCGGGCTTCGTATTCTTGTTGTAGAAGATAATGAAGTTAATCAGATTGTCCTTGTTAAAATGATGAATAAATTAGGTTATAAGGCTGTCGTTGTACCTAACGGAAAAGAAGCACTGAAAGCTTGTTTAGAAGAATCCTATGATATCGTGTTTATGGATATTCAAATGCCGGTCATGGATGGAGTGGAATCTACACGCTTGATTCGTGAACAGCTAGCAGAGGATCGTCCTTATATTGTGGCTGTAACAGCACATGCGATAAAAGGGGATCGGGAGAAATATATGTCCTTGGGTATGGATGAATATATAAGCAAGCCATTAAGTATGAATTCATTATCCGAGGCTATCGAGAAATTTAAAACTCTACGATTGCATTAGATCCCGTACATGTTCCTTCCCGGCCCATTACTGGATACACTCCTTGTAGCTAAGAGCAGAAGGAGCACAGACCCTTATAAATTTATAGAAATAATTGCCAATAAATCATATTTCATGTACATTGTAACTAACTTAAAAAGCATGAACGGGAGCTTGATGAAGTCAGGCTGAGAGAGCGGCCTTATGCCGCTGACCGTAGATCTGATCTGGGTAATGCCAGCGTAGAGAACGAATATCGCGAATCGTATGTAAGAACAAATGTGATGCATGAATGTAGAAGCAGCCAGCTGAATGTGATGATGTGGGGTAACCCTACAAGCTATTGCTGCCGATGCAAGTGTGTCCTTTGTCTTTTAGATGCGAATACAGATGCGTCCTTACCTGGCCTGCCCGAATTGGGGAGGCTTTTTTTATATTCTAAGGAGGAATTTGTACATGTTGCAGACAAAAGGGGAACGTTTAAAGTCAGGGCGCAAAGGGCTTACATTAACTGATATTCTAGTTACCATTGTGCTTGCCGTTGTATTTGGAATCATCTACAAGATCTGGGGACCTACTTACGATCTAGTCAAACCGTTCGGACTCCATGCGGAACAAATGATTTATGGCATGTGGTTTATGGCAGGGACCTTTGCTTTTCTCGTCATCCGTAAACCTGGTGTCGCTCTACTAGCAGAGATTGCGGCTTCAACGGTAAGTGCCTTTCTAGGAAGTGAGTGGGGGATTTCTACGCTGATCTATGGTGCGGTACAGGGGCTTGGGGCTGAACTTATATTTGCACTTTTTTTATATCGAAAAGTGAATGTATGGATTACGTCACTTGCTGCCATCGGCTCAGCAGCCGGATCTCTAATCCTCGATTTTGGGTATGGTTATATCGATTCTCTGCAAACGTGGAGTTATGCGCTGCTTATTGGACTGCGATTAGCAGGAAGTATTGTGTTAGCCGGAATAGTTGCTTATTCACTGTATAAAGCATTGGAGTTAACGGGGGTAACGAAATCCCTGAGAAAGACGACGAAAGAGGATATGGAGGCACTGCATTAATGTGCTCTTCTATAAATGGGTCCAGTGGAGGGCAATATGATGCAAATAAAGGAGAAAGCACACGTTACTCAGCCGCCAGCAGCGGTAGCTATTGACGGTCTGCGTCTCAAGTTTCCTGGAGAATCTCAGATCTGGTTTAATAAATTATCTGTAACCATAAACCAAGGAGAGAAAGTGTTACTGCTTGGTGCGAGCGGCAGCGGGAAGTCAACACTGCTTCAAGTGATGAGCGGACTTATTCCTCACTCCATTGATGTACCGATGAAGGCGGACCATCTGTGTATTCCTGATCATCCTGGGATTGTATTCCAAGACCCAGATACTCAGTTTTGTATGCCTTATGTAGATGAGGAGTTAGCTTTTGTGCTAGAGAATCGTCAGGTTCCCCGGGATGAAATGCAGGCAAAGATTAGAGCACTTCTAAGTCTTGTTGGACTTGATTTACCTGACTTACATACACCGGTGCAAGCTCTCTCCCAAGGCATGAAGCAGCGTCTGGCCATTGCTTCGGTACTTGGAGTAGAACCAAGTGTCCTTTTTCTAGATGAACCGACAGCACTGCTGGATCAGCAAGGGACGATGGAAATATGGGATACGATCCGAGCAATTACGGAAGATCGCACGGTGATTATCGTTGAACATAAAATTGATTATATCCTTGATTATGTAGATCGGATTATTGTCTTAACTTCCGAAGGAGAGATCATGGCAGATGGCGGGGTCAAAGAGATCTTCCGTCAGCATCAGCAGACGATCACGAATTATGGAATCTGGCATCCGGGAATTTGGAAGAACCGTCCTAGACCTTCTAGGCAGGGAATAAACATTGCTGCTGAGAAAGAGGCAGAACCGCTTCTATTGCTTCAGGACTGCATGATTCATCGCAGCAACAAGCCTGTTATTCGAGCAGAGGAGCTGCAGGTCCTGCCCGGTGATTTTATTGGAATTACGGGACACAATGGTGCGGGGAAAAGTTCATTTTTGCTCGGATTAATGAAGCTTCTCCCCATCACGGGTACGTATTTCGTAAACGGCATAGAGCTCAAAAATACGAAGCAAGCAGCACAGCATATCGCCTATGTATTTCAGAATCCAGAATTGCAGTTTATTACGTATTCCGTATGGAACGAAGTGGAGTATTCACTGCTTTTTGAGCCCATATCGAAGGAAGAACGCCAGGCACGGGTGAAAGAACTGCTGCGAAGGTTCCATCTAAACGGATTAGAGAACAGGCATCCTTACGAGTTGTCCCTTGGGCAAAAAAGAAGGCTGAGTGTCGCTTCCGCGGTCGTTCGGAATCCCCGTGTATTACTGCTTGATGAGCCTACATTCGGGCAGGATGCAAGGAATACATTTGCGATGCTGGATGAACTTGAACGATTGCGAAGCGAAGGAACAGCCATCATCATGGTGACTCATGATGAGGAAATCTTGGCTAGGTACTGTACATCTGTATGGCAGGCAGCAGAGGGGAGAATCACTACTTGCCACTAAATATCCCATACCAAGAAACTTGGCTGCACCGGGTTAACCCTGGGTTTAAACTCCTTACGTTTGCTTTGATGTTTCTTGTGGTCATCCTAATCCATAATCTCAATATGATGATTTATTTAACAATCACTATGCTTCTTCTCTTAATCGGTTCCGGTCATCCTCCGCTGCGTTTACTCCTATATGCATCCCCATTTATTCTGGTATTTATATCGACATCGACGGGCATGATGTTTTTTGGAAAAGGAGAAACAACTTGGTGGAAATACGGCATTATTCATATAACCGAAGAGAGTTTTTTACGCGGGGTTCATCTAGGCTGCAGAGCTTTATCGATGGCTGCAATCGGCTTGTTGTTTGGGCTGACAACAAGGCCTGTGCGCTTGTTCTACTCTCTGATGCAGCAGTGGAGACTTCCGCCGAAATATGCGTATAGTTTTCTGGCTGCGATGAATCTGATCCCGGTTCTAATCTACGAATTTCAAACACTTCGGCATGCTTTGATGATCCGAGGAGGAGGGAAGCAAACACCTAAGTGGAATATATATGCGCTGATAAAATCGTATGCGATTCCGCTTTTGGCACAAAGTATTCGAAGAGCGCAGCGGATCGCCGTGGCGATGGAGGCGAAGGGGTTTCAAAGTGAGAATAAACGGACGTACTATTATCATATTGGATACTCAAACCGTGACATTTGGTTCATTGCTTATTTTATAGGGGCGGTTGCATCCGCTTATGGACTTGGTCTTACGGTTCCTCTTGTAGCGCATGCTGTGGATGTGAGATAGCTGAGATAGCGGGTAGTGAGATAGAGACAAACGAGAATAATATGCGAATTTTATGCGTATGTAGAAAAAAGAAGTCATGTTGTTGATAAAGCTTCCTATCTTGCAATTGCTGCATAGGGGAAGCTTTTCATGATGTGAATAAACATAATCCGGATATGGTAACCGAGTTGTGCCAGCAGGGTGTTATAGTAGTGGATTAACACGGACGGATTCTTCGACAACTGATCGGCACAAAGCTTTGAAAGACGCAGAATATGTCATTTGTACGAATCGTGTCGGCGAGTTGGAGGCTTTTGCAATTCATGTCGATATTCCTCAGAAATTATTTTTGATGAATTATTCTCTACAGAAATGAACTCCATTGTTCGATAAAAAAGGAAGAGGGTAAGATGGATTTATCTAAAGGAAATAGAGGGAAATATATACAAATGATTGGTGTGCTGTTACATTAATAAAAAAGAAGGTATAGGAGGAAATAAGATGAGTCGACGTATAGATATGGTTATTATGTTTGGTTACTTGTGTATCCTCCTGTTCGGTGTAGTAGTAAAAGAAATTCCAGCTTCATTTGGAACGAAAGGCTAACACAGCATCAAAGAAAAGAAGAAGGAATAACCATAAAAGTGATACATAGGATGACAGAAGAGACTGTATTTCTATTTATGAAATCAGTCTTTTTTTGTAGACTAAGGAATGAATTGACCACCAGATGATTCAAGTCTATAATATTAACATAGCTGTTAAGTTTACGAATAGATTCATTTTTTAAGGCATATTTTAAGTATAGATTGCATTACATAAGGAAATAAGAACAACATGAACATTTAATATAATGCTAAAGAGCAAAGGAAGGATTAGTAGAAATGATTAAGACTGAAACCGCTTACCGTAGAGCGAATGAAAAGCTGAAAGACCACAAAGCCTATATCGCAAATGAGAAACTTCGGTTAGAAAGTATGGGTCTGAGTAAAGACCAAATTTCACACGCTGTTCAGCCGCTGCTTGCTTTTAAAGGGGAGCTTGAACAAGATATTCAACATTACGAAATGATTAAACAAGGAATTTTCCTCCCGATTGAGACGATTATGGAAGTCGGTAAGAATCTAATTGCTCATCGGATCTATATGAACTTATCTCAAGCTGAGCTTGCGAAAAGACTAGGGGTGTCAGAAGCACAGGTATCAAGAGATGAACGGAATGAATATGAAGGAGCAACGACAGAGAAGATCCAAAGTGTGATGAATGCGCTTGGTTTAAAAACAACCATTCATATTGAAACGGCAGCAGTGTAATAAGGAAGTAGGGGACTAAGTACGGACTGCCCCTTGTATAGAATGAATGCATAAACAGGGTGTAGGAACATTAGATGTTCCCGCACCCTGTTTCTCGTTACCCGTAGATTAGTGTTGTATTTCTTCTTCATCCTCAAACGGCTTATTGATATAGTAATAGAAATATCCCATCATAAATACGCCGCCGACCATATTACCAATGGTCACTGGAATTAAATTGTGAAGTACGGCTCCAACCGTGATCGTTTCCGAATGATCCAGCACAAGGGCGATCGCAAAGGTACACATGTTAGCAATACTATGTTCATAACCTGATATAAAAAAGCAGAAGACAAAG from Paenibacillus polygoni encodes the following:
- a CDS encoding PAS domain S-box protein, coding for MSDLERLENINLVEHIFTQAPVGVAFVSLDGKWIDVNPAACQIIGFSREELITLPALDYILSEAIPPTELAPKMSSGFENEKQYLHRNGNVVWACVYISLYCDQQTGEPAYYIVHMIDITSSKVAELKLLESVERYTSLKKYNHDAIISFGLDGMIINGNQMAEQLTGYAISELIGTRISRIVGEEAIANLAFVDQEYTAIERDINVVRHKDGHVVEILATLAPIIIHNHKVGFYLIAKDMTEQKRLIIEKEAAERTNKAKSEFLAMMSHEIRTPMNGVIGMTDLLLETELCDEQMQYASIIKQSGEALLTIINDILDFSKVESGRMELSIEPMQLNTIVSDVYYLNLPRARNKDLHVEISIDERIPDKLMGDGNKLRQVLINLLSNAIKFTQKGSISLSAKKIDQDDDEVCLEFEVLDTGIGIPESKADRLFEPFYQVDHYMTRQIEGTGLGLAISKKMVELMGGEIRYEPRRDQSGSRFVFTAYFSLQTNLDFIEDRHIQRSDDEIDSGLRILVVEDNEVNQIVLVKMMNKLGYKAVVVPNGKEALKACLEESYDIVFMDIQMPVMDGVESTRLIREQLAEDRPYIVAVTAHAIKGDREKYMSLGMDEYISKPLSMNSLSEAIEKFKTLRLH
- a CDS encoding ECF transporter S component encodes the protein MLQTKGERLKSGRKGLTLTDILVTIVLAVVFGIIYKIWGPTYDLVKPFGLHAEQMIYGMWFMAGTFAFLVIRKPGVALLAEIAASTVSAFLGSEWGISTLIYGAVQGLGAELIFALFLYRKVNVWITSLAAIGSAAGSLILDFGYGYIDSLQTWSYALLIGLRLAGSIVLAGIVAYSLYKALELTGVTKSLRKTTKEDMEALH
- a CDS encoding ABC transporter ATP-binding protein, with the protein product MMQIKEKAHVTQPPAAVAIDGLRLKFPGESQIWFNKLSVTINQGEKVLLLGASGSGKSTLLQVMSGLIPHSIDVPMKADHLCIPDHPGIVFQDPDTQFCMPYVDEELAFVLENRQVPRDEMQAKIRALLSLVGLDLPDLHTPVQALSQGMKQRLAIASVLGVEPSVLFLDEPTALLDQQGTMEIWDTIRAITEDRTVIIVEHKIDYILDYVDRIIVLTSEGEIMADGGVKEIFRQHQQTITNYGIWHPGIWKNRPRPSRQGINIAAEKEAEPLLLLQDCMIHRSNKPVIRAEELQVLPGDFIGITGHNGAGKSSFLLGLMKLLPITGTYFVNGIELKNTKQAAQHIAYVFQNPELQFITYSVWNEVEYSLLFEPISKEERQARVKELLRRFHLNGLENRHPYELSLGQKRRLSVASAVVRNPRVLLLDEPTFGQDARNTFAMLDELERLRSEGTAIIMVTHDEEILARYCTSVWQAAEGRITTCH
- a CDS encoding energy-coupling factor transporter transmembrane component T family protein, translated to MPLNIPYQETWLHRVNPGFKLLTFALMFLVVILIHNLNMMIYLTITMLLLLIGSGHPPLRLLLYASPFILVFISTSTGMMFFGKGETTWWKYGIIHITEESFLRGVHLGCRALSMAAIGLLFGLTTRPVRLFYSLMQQWRLPPKYAYSFLAAMNLIPVLIYEFQTLRHALMIRGGGKQTPKWNIYALIKSYAIPLLAQSIRRAQRIAVAMEAKGFQSENKRTYYYHIGYSNRDIWFIAYFIGAVASAYGLGLTVPLVAHAVDVR
- a CDS encoding helix-turn-helix domain-containing protein, which gives rise to MIKTETAYRRANEKLKDHKAYIANEKLRLESMGLSKDQISHAVQPLLAFKGELEQDIQHYEMIKQGIFLPIETIMEVGKNLIAHRIYMNLSQAELAKRLGVSEAQVSRDERNEYEGATTEKIQSVMNALGLKTTIHIETAAV